In the genome of Atribacterota bacterium, the window AACCCCAAGTTGGTCAACTATAATTTTTTTTACTCTTTCCATCATGTCCATGGCTATATTTACTCCTTATTTTTTGATTATTTAATTAAAATATAATTGACAATTTTTAGTTTATTGAAACCATTATTAATTTTGCAGTAAACACTTCTTTATTATTACATTTTATGTGCACTGATACCAAATATTTATTACTTTTTTTGGAAGCAATTCTAGCTTTAGCTACTAAAAGCTGACCAGCATAGACTGGATTTCTATATCTTAAGCGAGCTGTGCCAGTTAATACTACATCTGAATCAATAATGGCCATGGATAGAGAATCAGCCAGAGAAAATATATAGTGACTTCTTACTAAATTATTTTTACCAAAGGCCATTTCTTTAGTAGTATGCATAGTAGAGATGCCACTTTTTCCTAAATCAATGTCAATAAGATCACCAATAATTTCATTTCTATTCAATGCTTTTACTTTAGAAGAAGCATCTTGAGCAAGCTTGATGATCCTTTTGCGCATTTCTG includes:
- the fapR gene encoding transcription factor FapR, with the translated sequence MRKNLTKEKRQEKIREKISSNPFLSDEQLAKIFRVSIQTVRLDRLEMGIPEMRKRIIKLAQDASSKVKALNRNEIIGDLIDIDLGKSGISTMHTTKEMAFGKNNLVRSHYIFSLADSLSMAIIDSDVVLTGTARLRYRNPVYAGQLLVAKARIASKKSNKYLVSVHIKCNNKEVFTAKLIMVSIN